Proteins encoded together in one Columba livia isolate bColLiv1 breed racing homer chromosome 3, bColLiv1.pat.W.v2, whole genome shotgun sequence window:
- the LOC102087385 gene encoding mitochondrial amidoxime reducing component 2, with the protein MSGAQGALGLSLQAARPRWLWGAAAGLLLALGAVLGAWRWRRGAGRRRRFRLQRVGTVLKLYVYPVKSFRGLTVPQARVTLMGLQSGELRDRFWLVTKEDGHMVTARQEPRLVLISVGSEDGCLTLEAPEMKKVCVPVKLPRKNPVLNCRIFGLDIQGRDCGDEVAQWISTFLNSGPYRLVHFEPSMVPRKSKDIINLFRTTDEVAYPDCSPALIISEASMEDLNTRLEKKVKVENFRPNILVADCGAFEEDTWEDILIGDVELKGTVCCARCILTTVNPDTGVLDRKEPLETLKSYRLCDPSERHIYKSSPLFGKYFAVDKTGTIRVGDPVYKIIQE; encoded by the exons ATGAGCGGGGCGCAGGGCGCGTTGGGCCTGTCGCTGCAGGCGGCGCGGCCGCGCTGGCTgtggggggcggcggcggggctgctgctggcgctGGGCGCCGTGCTGGGCGCCTGGCGCTGGAGGAGGGGGGCTGGGCGCCGCCGCCGATTCCGCCTGCAGCGGGTGGGGACGGTGTTGAAGCTCTACGTGTACCCCGTGAAGTCGTTCCGGGGGCTGACGGTGCCGCAGGCGCGGGTGACGCTGATGGGGCTGCAGAGCGGGGAGCTGCGGGACAG GTTTTGGCTTGTGACCAAGGAAGATGGACACATGGTGACAGCTCGCCAGGAGCCGCGCCTGGTCCTCATTTCTGTGGGCTCTGAAGACGGGTGCTTGACCTTGGAGGCCCCCGAGATGAAGAAGGTGTGCGTGCCTGTGAAGCTCCCCAGGAAAAATCCCGTGCTGAACTGCAG AATCTTTGGACTGGATATCCAGGGCAGGGACTGTGGAGATGAAGTGGCTCAGTGGATCAGCACTTTCCTGAATTCAGGGCCGTATCGACTGGTGCACTTTGAGCCCTCCATGGTGCCAAGAAAGTCCAAGGACATCATAAACCTTTTCCGAACCACAGATGAG GTTGCCTATCCTGACTGTAGCCCAGCCTTGATAATCTCAGAAGCTTCAATGGAAGATCTAAATaccaggctggagaagaaagtTAAGGTAGAGAATTTCCGACCAAATATTCTTGTGGCAGATTGCGGTGCTTTTGAGGAG GACACCTGGGAGGATATTCTTATTGGCGATGTAGAGCTGAAAGGGACAGTGTGTTGTGCCAG GTGTATTTTAACAACTGTTAACCCAGACACTGGGGTCCTCGACAGGAAGGAGCCCctggaaacattaaaaag TTACCGCTTATGTGATCCATCTGAGCGACACATATACAAATCCAGCCCTCTCTTTGGAAAATACTTTGCCGTTGACAAAACTGGAACGATTCGAGTTGGAGATCCTGTGTACAAGATAATCCAGGAGTGA
- the PFN3 gene encoding profilin-3, with protein sequence MDYWNYYVNSILADRNVEDVAIVGLFDNKCVWAAKPGGILAAISPQEVGLITGQDRKTLLLTGITVAGKKCSVIRDNLLVDEDNVMDVRSKGSDSRSICIGKTIQALIFLMGKKGVHGGALNQKVHDIIVGMKV encoded by the coding sequence ATGGATTACTGGAATTACTAcgtcaacagcatcctggcagACAGGAACGTAGAAGATGTGGCTATTGTGGGCCTCTTCGACAACAAATGCGTGTGGGCTGCCAAGCCAGGAGGGATTCTTGCAGCCATCTCGCCTCAAGAAGTGGGCTTGATCACAGGCCAGGATCGGAAAACACTCCTGCTAACGGGAATCACCGTAGCTGGCAAAAAGTGCAGTGTGATTCGTGACAACCTGCTCGTGGATGAAGACAATGTGATGGATGTCAGAAGCAAGGGCAGTGACAGCAGATCCATCTGTATTGGCAAGACCATCCAAGCCCTGATCTTCCTCATGGGCAAGAAGGGAGTCCATGGAGGAGCCCTCAACCAAAAGGTCCACGATATCATTGTGGGCATGAAAGTATGA